The following coding sequences lie in one Arachis stenosperma cultivar V10309 chromosome 5, arast.V10309.gnm1.PFL2, whole genome shotgun sequence genomic window:
- the LOC130980003 gene encoding lysine histidine transporter-like 8: MAMATNEANKKTMEISSAPITPRTGTPMVSSPPVSCPPSQFHSPSLTRSPLLHSENGDEVDGIATSKTKTPKTPRTPRTPRTPLRISNLTPRFITPLGSPVRKALRFTKLDPHDAWLPITQSRNGNKFYAAFHTLCSGIGIQALILPFSFTVLGWTWGIISLSVAFVWQLYTLWLLVHLHESVEHGIRFSRYLQLCFATFGERLGKVLAMFPIIYLSAGTCTTIIILGASTARTFYQIICGTTCTAKPMTTVEWYLVFTCVAVVLSQLPSLNSIAGVSLIGAVTAVGYCTSIWITSVAQGTLPGVNYNPVRHGTSAKDAFNILNALGIVAFAFRGHNLILEIQATMPSSEKHPSHVPMWKGVKASYALIAACLFPLSIGGYWAYGQMIPSGGMLTALYMFHSHDVSRFVLGLTSLFVVINGLCSFQIYGMPVFDDMESNYVKMKKQPCPWWLRVIFRILFGFICFFIAVAIPFLSSLAGLIGGISLPVTLAYPSFMWLKFKKPKKYGPSWCINWFLGILGMCLSALLVAASIYVIVDTGVNVSFFNPK; the protein is encoded by the exons ATGGCTATGGCTACAAatgaagctaataagaaaacaATGGAAATAAGTTCAGCACCAATAACACCAAGAACAGGGACACCAATGGTGTCATCACCACCAGTTTCATGTCCACCCTCTCAGTTTCACTCACCATCACTAACAAGGTCACCACTTCTGCATTCAGAGAATGGAGATGAAGTAGATGGGATTGCAACAAGTAAAACCAAGACACCAAAAACaccaagaacaccaagaacaccaagaacaccaTTAAGGATCTCAAATTTGACACCAAGGTTTATCACACCTTTGGGAAGCCCTGTGAGGAAAGCACTCAGGTTCACAAAGCTTGATCCTCATGATGCTTGGCTTCCAATCACTCAATCAAGGAATGGAAACAAGTTTTATGCTGCTTTTCATACTCTTTGTTCTGGGATTGGAATTCAGGCTCTTATTCTTCCTTTCTCCTTCACTGTTCTTGGTTG GACATGGGGAATAATCAGTTTGAGTGTAGCTTTTGTATGGCAATTATACACTCTATGGTTGTTGGTGCATCTTCACGAATCTGTGGAACATGGAATTCGTTTCAGTCGATACCTTCAACTCTGTTTTGCTACATTTG GGGAGAGACTGGGAAAAGTGCTAGCAATGTTTCCAATAATATACCTATCAGCAGGGACATGCACAACCATAATAATATTGGGAGCATCAACGGCAAGAACATTCTACCAAATCATATGCGGGACCACGTGCACCGCAAAGCCCATGACCACAGTAGAGTGGTACCTAGTGTTCACATGTGTGGCAGTGGTGCTGTCCCAGTTGCCAAGTTTGAACTCCATTGCTGGGGTTTCACTCATTGGTGCTGTCACTGCTGTAGGGTACTGTACCTCCATTTGGATCACCTCTGTTGCTCAGGGTACCCTACCCGGTGTTAACTATAATCCTGTTAGGCATGGAACCAGTGCTAAGGATGCTTTTAATATTCTTAATGCACTTGGGATTGTTGCCTTTGCTTTTAGGGGACATAATCTCATCCTCGAAATTCAG GCCACTATGCCTTCAAGCGAGAAGCATCCATCGCACGTGCCAATGTGGAAAGGAGTGAAGGCTTCATACGCACTCATTGCTGCATGCTTATTTCCCCTATCCATTGGCGGCTATTGGGCTTATGGCCAAATg ATTCCTTCGGGAGGAATGCTGACTGCACTATACATGTTCCATTCTCATGACGTATCAAGATTTGTGCTGGGATTGACGAGTTTATTCGTAGTAATCAATGGATTGTGCTCATTCCAAATCTATGGCATGCCGGTTTTTGATGACATGGAATCAAATTACGTGAAAATGAAGAAGCAGCCATGCCCATGGTGGCTAAGGGTAATTTTCAGGATCTTATTTGGGTTTATCTGCTTCTTCATTGCTGTGGCAATTCCATTCTTGTCAAGCTTGGCAGGTTTGATTGGAGGAATTTCATTGCCTGTGACATTGGCATACCCTTCCTTCATGTGGCTCAAGTTTAAGAAGCCCAAAAAATATGGTCCTTCTTGGTGTATCAATTGGTTCTTGGGGATCTTAGGGATGTGCCTTAGTGCCCTTCTTGTTGCAGCTAGCATCTATGTTATTGTTGATACTGGAGTTAATGTTAGCTTTTTCAATCCTAAGTAA
- the LOC130980980 gene encoding transcription factor tau subunit sfc1-like isoform X3, which yields MHTFSTARSSQANKLELCFRPEDPYSHPAFGELHPCNGFLLKISKRKLCSEHDAKANGSVPGNITENERQADQPESEGLTEDDKVEECISADKEANLCADVVAHVSEAYHFNGMFDYQYVVPVHAEVAQRKKRNWSELEEPHFGEGGLMDVDHEDIMLIVPPLFAPKDMPENLVLRAPAASSSKRKQEEIVQPHLEMDTEPVLAIGFDIKEVPKIVNWEEYIPQGSDQWESQMAVSRMFDERPIWSKDSLIERLHDKGLSFSHAMLRRLLSRISYYFSSGPFLRFWIKKGYDPRKDPDSRIYQRLDYRVPIPLRSYCDAHSANTSKHRWGDICAFHAFPCKFQTSLQLFELVDDYIQSEINKPPLLAVCTFATGWFTQNMLNCIRQRIMVRFLSVFPKPGAENLLRSATAKFEKMKRDYSKIATKPEGEGSEQSNLGLEEKGEADNVDDEEVAAAEANNSDEEWDAYEELDLVGDCEIPLPSHPNLSMENLSRTHLQDLFVSFPYDENDNNKAQEIGSDEEYQIYQEDSDKNNSD from the exons ATGCATACCTTCTCAACC GCTCGCAGTTCGCAAGCAAACAAACTAGAGCTCTGTTTCCGCCCTGAAGACCCGTATTCGCATCCTGCATTTGGGGAGCTTCATCCCTGCAATGGTTTTCTTCTCAAAATATCCAAGAGAAAACTTTGCAGTGAGCATGATGCCAAAGCTAATGGAAGTGTGCCTGGAAATATAACGGAAAATGAGAGGCAAGCTGATCAACCAGAAAGTGAGGGATTAACCGAGGATGATAAAGTCGAGGAATGTATATCTGCAGATAAAGAAGCAAACCTTTGTGCTGATGTTGTTGCTCATGTTTCTGAGGCTTACCATTTTAATG GAATGTTTGACTACCAATATGTTGTTCCTGTTCATGCGGAAGTTGCCCagaggaaaaagagaaattGGTCAGAACTTGAGGAACCACACTTCG GTGAGGGTGGTCTTATGGATGTGGATCATGAGGACATTATGCTTATTGTGCCTCCACTTTTTGCTCCGAAGGATATGCCAGAAAATTTAGT CTTGAGAGCACCTGCTGCATCAAGTTCAAAAAGGAAACAAGAGGAAATTGTACAACCACATCTTGAG ATGGACACAGAGCCAGTTCTTGCAATTGGTTTTGACATTAAAG AGGTTCCTAAGATAGTGAATTGGGAGGAATATATACCCCAAGGTTCAGATCAATGGGAGTCACAGATGGCTGTCTCTAGAATGTTTGATGAGCGACCTATTTGGTCCAAAGATTCATTAATTGAACGCTTGCATGATAAGGGATTAAGCTTTTCACATGCCATGCTTAGAAG GCTTCTATCCAGAATTTCTTACTATTTTTCCAGTGGACCTTTCTTAAGGTTCTGGATCAAGAAAGGATATGATCCACGCAAGGATCCCGATTCTCGCAT CTATCAAAGACTTGATTATCGAGTACCAATCCCATTACGAAGTTACTGTGATGCTCACTCGGCCAATAC ATCAAAACATAGATGGGGGGATATATGTGCCTTCCATGCTTTCCCTTGCAAGTTCCAGACATCTTTACAGTTATTCGAGCTTGTTGATGATTATATTCAATCAGAAATAAATAAGCCTCCCTTGCTGGCAGTTTGCACC TTTGCAACTGGATGGTTTACACAAAACATGCTCAATTGTATTAGACAACGTATCATGGTGAGGTTCCTATCAGTATTTCCAAAGCCTGGTGCAGAGAATTTACTCAGATCTGCCACTGCAAAGtttgaaaaaatgaaaaggGACTACAGTAAGATTGCCACAAAGCCTGAAGGGGAGGGTAGTGAACAATCTAATTTAG GTTTGGAAGAGAAAGGTGAGGCTGACAATGTTGATGATGAAGAAGTAGCAGCAGCTGAGGCTAATAATAGTGATGAAGAATGGGATGCTTATGAAGAACTTGATCTG GTTGGAGATTGTGAAATACCTCTGCCGTCTCATCCTA ATCTCAGCATGGAGAATCTTTCAAGGACTCATTTACAGGATCTTTTTGTTAGCTTCCCCTATGATGAAAATGACAATAACAAGGCACAGGAGATAGGAAGTGATGAAGAGTATCAGATATACCAAGAAGACAGTGACAAAAACAATTCCGATTAA
- the LOC130980980 gene encoding transcription factor tau subunit sfc1-like isoform X1, producing MGVIKDGTISGVLPQNQGFVVHYPGYPSTVSRAVDTLGGIQGILKARSSQANKLELCFRPEDPYSHPAFGELHPCNGFLLKISKRKLCSEHDAKANGSVPGNITENERQADQPESEGLTEDDKVEECISADKEANLCADVVAHVSEAYHFNGMFDYQYVVPVHAEVAQRKKRNWSELEEPHFGEGGLMDVDHEDIMLIVPPLFAPKDMPENLVLRAPAASSSKRKQEEIVQPHLEMDTEPVLAIGFDIKEVPKIVNWEEYIPQGSDQWESQMAVSRMFDERPIWSKDSLIERLHDKGLSFSHAMLRRLLSRISYYFSSGPFLRFWIKKGYDPRKDPDSRIYQRLDYRVPIPLRSYCDAHSANTSKHRWGDICAFHAFPCKFQTSLQLFELVDDYIQSEINKPPLLAVCTFATGWFTQNMLNCIRQRIMVRFLSVFPKPGAENLLRSATAKFEKMKRDYSKIATKPEGEGSEQSNLGLEEKGEADNVDDEEVAAAEANNSDEEWDAYEELDLVGDCEIPLPSHPNLSMENLSRTHLQDLFVSFPYDENDNNKAQEIGSDEEYQIYQEDSDKNNSD from the exons ATGGGAGTGATAAAGGATGGAACAATCTCAGGGGTTCTACCACAAAATCAGGGATTTGTGGTCCATTATCCTGGGTATCCATCTACGGTTTCTCGTGCCGTGGACACTCTAGGTGGAATCCAAGGCATCCTTAAG GCTCGCAGTTCGCAAGCAAACAAACTAGAGCTCTGTTTCCGCCCTGAAGACCCGTATTCGCATCCTGCATTTGGGGAGCTTCATCCCTGCAATGGTTTTCTTCTCAAAATATCCAAGAGAAAACTTTGCAGTGAGCATGATGCCAAAGCTAATGGAAGTGTGCCTGGAAATATAACGGAAAATGAGAGGCAAGCTGATCAACCAGAAAGTGAGGGATTAACCGAGGATGATAAAGTCGAGGAATGTATATCTGCAGATAAAGAAGCAAACCTTTGTGCTGATGTTGTTGCTCATGTTTCTGAGGCTTACCATTTTAATG GAATGTTTGACTACCAATATGTTGTTCCTGTTCATGCGGAAGTTGCCCagaggaaaaagagaaattGGTCAGAACTTGAGGAACCACACTTCG GTGAGGGTGGTCTTATGGATGTGGATCATGAGGACATTATGCTTATTGTGCCTCCACTTTTTGCTCCGAAGGATATGCCAGAAAATTTAGT CTTGAGAGCACCTGCTGCATCAAGTTCAAAAAGGAAACAAGAGGAAATTGTACAACCACATCTTGAG ATGGACACAGAGCCAGTTCTTGCAATTGGTTTTGACATTAAAG AGGTTCCTAAGATAGTGAATTGGGAGGAATATATACCCCAAGGTTCAGATCAATGGGAGTCACAGATGGCTGTCTCTAGAATGTTTGATGAGCGACCTATTTGGTCCAAAGATTCATTAATTGAACGCTTGCATGATAAGGGATTAAGCTTTTCACATGCCATGCTTAGAAG GCTTCTATCCAGAATTTCTTACTATTTTTCCAGTGGACCTTTCTTAAGGTTCTGGATCAAGAAAGGATATGATCCACGCAAGGATCCCGATTCTCGCAT CTATCAAAGACTTGATTATCGAGTACCAATCCCATTACGAAGTTACTGTGATGCTCACTCGGCCAATAC ATCAAAACATAGATGGGGGGATATATGTGCCTTCCATGCTTTCCCTTGCAAGTTCCAGACATCTTTACAGTTATTCGAGCTTGTTGATGATTATATTCAATCAGAAATAAATAAGCCTCCCTTGCTGGCAGTTTGCACC TTTGCAACTGGATGGTTTACACAAAACATGCTCAATTGTATTAGACAACGTATCATGGTGAGGTTCCTATCAGTATTTCCAAAGCCTGGTGCAGAGAATTTACTCAGATCTGCCACTGCAAAGtttgaaaaaatgaaaaggGACTACAGTAAGATTGCCACAAAGCCTGAAGGGGAGGGTAGTGAACAATCTAATTTAG GTTTGGAAGAGAAAGGTGAGGCTGACAATGTTGATGATGAAGAAGTAGCAGCAGCTGAGGCTAATAATAGTGATGAAGAATGGGATGCTTATGAAGAACTTGATCTG GTTGGAGATTGTGAAATACCTCTGCCGTCTCATCCTA ATCTCAGCATGGAGAATCTTTCAAGGACTCATTTACAGGATCTTTTTGTTAGCTTCCCCTATGATGAAAATGACAATAACAAGGCACAGGAGATAGGAAGTGATGAAGAGTATCAGATATACCAAGAAGACAGTGACAAAAACAATTCCGATTAA
- the LOC130980980 gene encoding uncharacterized protein LOC130980980 isoform X2 — MGVIKDGTISGVLPQNQGFVVHYPGYPSTVSRAVDTLGGIQGILKARSSQANKLELCFRPEDPYSHPAFGELHPCNGFLLKISKRKLCSEHDAKANGSVPGNITENERQADQPESEGLTEDDKVEECISADKEANLCADVVAHVSEAYHFNGMFDYQYVVPVHAEVAQRKKRNWSELEEPHFGEGGLMDVDHEDIMLIVPPLFAPKDMPENLVLRAPAASSSKRKQEEIVQPHLEMDTEPVLAIGFDIKEVPKIVNWEEYIPQGSDQWESQMAVSRMFDERPIWSKDSLIERLHDKGLSFSHAMLRRLLSRISYYFSSGPFLRFWIKKGYDPRKDPDSRIYQRLDYRVPIPLRSYCDAHSANTSKHRWGDICAFHAFPCKFQTSLQLFELVDDYIQSEINKPPLLAVCTFATGWFTQNMLNCIRQRIMVRFLSVFPKPGAENLLRSATAKFEKMKRDYSLEEKGEADNVDDEEVAAAEANNSDEEWDAYEELDLVGDCEIPLPSHPNLSMENLSRTHLQDLFVSFPYDENDNNKAQEIGSDEEYQIYQEDSDKNNSD; from the exons ATGGGAGTGATAAAGGATGGAACAATCTCAGGGGTTCTACCACAAAATCAGGGATTTGTGGTCCATTATCCTGGGTATCCATCTACGGTTTCTCGTGCCGTGGACACTCTAGGTGGAATCCAAGGCATCCTTAAG GCTCGCAGTTCGCAAGCAAACAAACTAGAGCTCTGTTTCCGCCCTGAAGACCCGTATTCGCATCCTGCATTTGGGGAGCTTCATCCCTGCAATGGTTTTCTTCTCAAAATATCCAAGAGAAAACTTTGCAGTGAGCATGATGCCAAAGCTAATGGAAGTGTGCCTGGAAATATAACGGAAAATGAGAGGCAAGCTGATCAACCAGAAAGTGAGGGATTAACCGAGGATGATAAAGTCGAGGAATGTATATCTGCAGATAAAGAAGCAAACCTTTGTGCTGATGTTGTTGCTCATGTTTCTGAGGCTTACCATTTTAATG GAATGTTTGACTACCAATATGTTGTTCCTGTTCATGCGGAAGTTGCCCagaggaaaaagagaaattGGTCAGAACTTGAGGAACCACACTTCG GTGAGGGTGGTCTTATGGATGTGGATCATGAGGACATTATGCTTATTGTGCCTCCACTTTTTGCTCCGAAGGATATGCCAGAAAATTTAGT CTTGAGAGCACCTGCTGCATCAAGTTCAAAAAGGAAACAAGAGGAAATTGTACAACCACATCTTGAG ATGGACACAGAGCCAGTTCTTGCAATTGGTTTTGACATTAAAG AGGTTCCTAAGATAGTGAATTGGGAGGAATATATACCCCAAGGTTCAGATCAATGGGAGTCACAGATGGCTGTCTCTAGAATGTTTGATGAGCGACCTATTTGGTCCAAAGATTCATTAATTGAACGCTTGCATGATAAGGGATTAAGCTTTTCACATGCCATGCTTAGAAG GCTTCTATCCAGAATTTCTTACTATTTTTCCAGTGGACCTTTCTTAAGGTTCTGGATCAAGAAAGGATATGATCCACGCAAGGATCCCGATTCTCGCAT CTATCAAAGACTTGATTATCGAGTACCAATCCCATTACGAAGTTACTGTGATGCTCACTCGGCCAATAC ATCAAAACATAGATGGGGGGATATATGTGCCTTCCATGCTTTCCCTTGCAAGTTCCAGACATCTTTACAGTTATTCGAGCTTGTTGATGATTATATTCAATCAGAAATAAATAAGCCTCCCTTGCTGGCAGTTTGCACC TTTGCAACTGGATGGTTTACACAAAACATGCTCAATTGTATTAGACAACGTATCATGGTGAGGTTCCTATCAGTATTTCCAAAGCCTGGTGCAGAGAATTTACTCAGATCTGCCACTGCAAAGtttgaaaaaatgaaaaggGACTACA GTTTGGAAGAGAAAGGTGAGGCTGACAATGTTGATGATGAAGAAGTAGCAGCAGCTGAGGCTAATAATAGTGATGAAGAATGGGATGCTTATGAAGAACTTGATCTG GTTGGAGATTGTGAAATACCTCTGCCGTCTCATCCTA ATCTCAGCATGGAGAATCTTTCAAGGACTCATTTACAGGATCTTTTTGTTAGCTTCCCCTATGATGAAAATGACAATAACAAGGCACAGGAGATAGGAAGTGATGAAGAGTATCAGATATACCAAGAAGACAGTGACAAAAACAATTCCGATTAA
- the LOC130980981 gene encoding putative F-box protein At1g65770, with translation MSTMNEEDNKKKESVEWLALPKELWPLISKRLTTTVDLLHFRSTCSTWHSSTPSSPTSTTTTAFPLLPPPPDSNIKLTLFETKLYRIHHPSSSSSKGWIILLSHNDSFPLRIFDPFTNLPLSLSHTNPPPFVSPSHLNLLNFNLLELLQSHSLHHHTHEFQPFMPLPETHKAILFPSLTSSVDSRKVFALYNHGKLHVLKIGDHNWTILDDANCFDDMIVHNGQLYVVDKVGTISWVDSETLKLVQFSPMLCGLGKKKRLVECGGWLYVVDMYIEGEPDSPWDMYWEVVDVKVHRLDEEWGRWLDVKDLGGYAFVLGKMFTFSLLAQDYYGCEPNSLYFFSAKRASSFTLNDSKFKLPNRFWPCPSLFQRKFNL, from the coding sequence ATGTCCACTATGAACGAAGAAGATAACAAGAAGAAGGAATCGGTGGAATGGTTAGCTCTCCCAAAGGAACTATGGCCCCTCATATCCAAACGCCTAACCACCACCGTCGACCTCCTCCACTTCCGCAGCACCTGCTCCACCTGGCACTCCTCCACCCCTTCCTCTCccacctccaccaccaccaccgccTTCCCCCTCCTCCCTCCTCCTCCCGACAGCAACATCAAACTCACCCTCTTCGAAACCAAACTGTACCGCATCCACCAcccttcctcctcctcctccaaaGGATGGATCATCCTCCTTTCTCACAACGATTCCTTCCCTCTTCGCATCTTCGACCCTTTCACGAACTTGccactctctctctcacacacaaACCCTCCCCCCTTTGTTTCCCCCTCCCACTTGAATCTCCTGAATTTCAACCTCCTCGAGCTCCTTCAAtcccattctcttcaccaccaCACTCATGAATTCCAACCCTTCATGCCTCTCCCTGAAACCCACAAAGCTATTCTCTTCCCGAGTTTGACTTCCTCCGTTGACTCCCGCAAGGTCTTCGCTCTCTACAACCACGGCAAGCTTCACGTTTTGAAGATCGGCGACCACAATTGGACGATTCTCGATGACGCCAACTGTTTCGATGACATGATCGTCCACAATGGTCAACTCTACGTGGTTGACAAAGTAGGTACGATTTCATGGGTGGATAGTGAAACCCTAAAATTGGTTCAATTCTCGCCAATGCTGTGTGGTTTGGGGAAGAAGAAACGGTTGGTGGAGTGTGGTGGGTGGCTGTATGTAGTTGACATGTACATAGAAGGTGAACCCGACAGCCCTTGGGACATGTATTGGGAGGTGGTGGATGTTAAGGTTCATAGGCTTGATGAAGAATGGGGTAGGTGGTTGGATGTTAAGGATTTGGGTGGCTATGCTTTTGTTTTGGGTAAGATGTTTACTTTCTCTCTTTTGGCTCAAGATTACTATGGTTGTGAACCCAATTCTCTCTATTTTTTCTCTGCTAAAAGAGCTTCTTCTTTCACCTTGAACGATTCAAAGTTCAAGCTCCCTAATCGCTTTTGGCCTTGCCCATCTCTCTTTCAACGCAAGTTCAATTTGTAA